Proteins from a genomic interval of Caulobacter sp. NIBR1757:
- the proS gene encoding proline--tRNA ligase produces the protein MRLSRFFLPVLKEVPADVQIVSHQLMLRAGMIRQEAAGIYAWLPLGLRVLKKIEQIVREEMDRAGAIELLMPTLQLADLWKESGRYEAYGDEMLRITDRHDRQLLYGPTAEEVVTDIFRASVKSYKDLPLNLYNIQWKFRDERRPRFGVMRGREFLMKDAYSFDLNEADARRSYNRMFIAYLNTFARMGLKAVPMKADTGPIGGDLSHEFIVLADTGESQVFCHKDLVEMGAPGPDVDFDGDLQPLVDQRTALYAATEEMHDEAAFGAVPADKQLSARGIEVGHIFYFGEKYSKPMKANVAGPDGVSAPVHMGSYGVGVSRLLGAIIEASHDEGGIIWPDAVAPYDLGIINLKSGDAACDAACEKAYAAARAAGKAVLYDDRDERAGAKFATMDLIGIPRQIVVGPKSIAEGNVEVKVRATGERSVAALDAVLAELA, from the coding sequence ATGCGCCTGTCGCGCTTTTTTCTGCCGGTGCTCAAGGAAGTGCCCGCCGACGTCCAGATCGTCTCCCATCAACTCATGCTGCGCGCCGGCATGATCCGCCAGGAGGCGGCCGGTATCTACGCCTGGCTGCCGCTGGGCCTGCGGGTGTTGAAGAAGATCGAGCAGATCGTCCGCGAGGAAATGGACCGCGCCGGCGCCATCGAACTCTTGATGCCGACCCTGCAGCTCGCCGACCTGTGGAAGGAAAGCGGCCGCTACGAAGCTTACGGCGACGAGATGCTGCGCATCACCGACCGCCACGATCGCCAGCTGCTCTACGGGCCCACCGCCGAGGAGGTCGTCACCGACATCTTCCGGGCCTCGGTGAAGAGCTACAAGGACCTGCCGCTCAACCTCTACAACATCCAGTGGAAGTTCCGCGACGAGCGCCGCCCGCGCTTCGGCGTCATGCGCGGTCGCGAGTTCCTGATGAAGGACGCCTACAGCTTCGACCTCAACGAGGCCGATGCGCGGCGGTCCTACAACCGCATGTTCATCGCCTACCTCAACACCTTCGCCCGCATGGGCCTGAAGGCGGTGCCGATGAAGGCCGACACCGGCCCGATCGGCGGCGATCTCTCCCACGAGTTCATCGTCCTGGCCGACACCGGCGAGAGCCAGGTCTTCTGCCACAAGGACCTGGTCGAGATGGGCGCCCCCGGCCCCGACGTCGATTTCGACGGCGACCTGCAGCCGCTGGTCGACCAGCGCACGGCCCTCTACGCGGCCACCGAGGAGATGCACGACGAGGCGGCCTTCGGCGCCGTCCCCGCCGACAAGCAACTGTCGGCCCGCGGCATCGAGGTCGGCCATATCTTCTATTTCGGCGAGAAGTATTCCAAGCCGATGAAGGCCAACGTCGCCGGCCCGGACGGCGTCAGCGCCCCGGTCCACATGGGCAGCTACGGCGTCGGCGTCTCGCGCCTGCTGGGCGCCATCATCGAGGCCAGCCACGACGAGGGCGGCATCATCTGGCCGGACGCCGTCGCCCCCTACGACCTGGGCATCATCAACCTGAAGTCCGGCGACGCGGCCTGCGACGCCGCCTGCGAAAAGGCCTATGCGGCGGCCAGGGCGGCCGGCAAGGCGGTGCTCTACGACGACCGCGACGAGCGGGCCGGCGCGAAATTTGCAACGATGGACCTCATCGGCATCCCCCGGCAGATCGTCGTGGGCCCCAAGTCCATCGCGGAGGGCAATGTGGAAGTGAAGGTGCGCGCCACCGGCGAACGCTCGGTCGCCGCCCTCGACGCCGTGCTGGCGGAGCTCGCTTAA